In Candidatus Methylacidiphilales bacterium, the following proteins share a genomic window:
- a CDS encoding glycosyltransferase — MRESWRATQPDRVRRVREVCRWAIHFPVTQCRLWQMRSQLRKSSPPLAKSVGLAVITYNRLDFLKNCTRSLDRHQWGHADVRVVVDDSSDQSGYETFLRDCAQRGIHVIRLPCNQGVAAAKNAALRHLLERKCQYLFLMEDDMLLISSLALRYYIDWAHRFQIHHLNFGLHGRKNRWREMLIRHANDWLLCYPALVGAFSFYTARAVNEVGYLDERFRNALEHVEHTYRIAKAGLTTPFWCFADHPLNTDLLREQPGSLTHSVIRNADWSQHLQEAREYWIAKHGGWLPERPY; from the coding sequence ATGCGTGAATCATGGCGTGCCACTCAGCCCGACCGTGTGAGGCGAGTTCGCGAAGTTTGTCGTTGGGCGATCCACTTCCCCGTGACGCAGTGTCGATTGTGGCAGATGCGAAGCCAACTGCGCAAGTCCTCCCCACCTCTCGCTAAATCGGTAGGTCTGGCCGTGATCACCTATAACCGCTTAGACTTCCTGAAAAATTGCACTCGAAGTTTAGACCGTCATCAATGGGGCCATGCAGACGTTCGCGTTGTGGTTGATGACTCGAGCGATCAAAGCGGATACGAAACGTTTTTACGCGACTGTGCCCAACGCGGAATCCATGTGATCCGCTTGCCCTGCAACCAAGGAGTCGCCGCAGCGAAAAACGCAGCATTACGGCACCTGCTCGAGCGCAAGTGCCAGTATTTGTTTTTGATGGAGGATGACATGCTTCTAATTTCCAGCCTCGCGCTCAGATACTACATCGACTGGGCTCATCGTTTCCAAATACATCACTTGAACTTTGGTTTGCATGGTCGAAAAAATCGTTGGCGGGAGATGCTCATACGGCACGCAAACGATTGGCTACTGTGCTACCCTGCGCTTGTTGGTGCCTTCAGCTTTTACACCGCCCGCGCCGTCAATGAAGTGGGTTATCTAGATGAGCGATTCCGAAACGCGCTTGAACATGTAGAGCACACGTATCGCATCGCCAAGGCAGGACTCACCACGCCATTCTGGTGCTTTGCGGATCATCCCTTGAATACGGATTTGTTGCGCGAGCAACCTGGATCTCTCACACACAGCGTAATCCGTAACGCCGACTGGTCGCAACACCTCCAGGAAGCGAGAGAATATTGGATCGCAAAGCACGGTGGCTGGCTGCCC